One window of Bdellovibrio sp. GT3 genomic DNA carries:
- a CDS encoding aminopeptidase, translated as MDALKYTLLLFPLLTGCQISYLTSSAYNQMKLLNARVPIEQALKDPGISEQEKSKLELAQKARAFAENDLHLKPTENYTSYVKLDRPYVTYVVSAAYKWELKHYQWSYPFVGKMPYKGYFNEESAKEEEQELQKEDLDTFMRGVSAYSTLGWFNDPLLSSMLRYKDYDLVNTIIHETVHATLYIKGSADFNERLAMFLGNKGAEMYYKKFEGENSPTLNEIKKNNEDDRVFSKFISAELKDLETWYKNIPASEHSERIRMNRIKSIQEKFTAQVLPKMQTKNYEKFATTPMNNARLLVYKTYLSDLADFETLYQQSGNNFQVFIERCKSLEKEKDPAQKLKDLIGTANESELRANNPSAESQLDQKKKESKIPTH; from the coding sequence GTGGATGCTTTAAAATACACTCTTCTGTTGTTTCCCCTGCTGACCGGATGTCAGATCAGCTATTTAACCAGCTCTGCCTACAATCAAATGAAATTACTCAATGCCCGAGTTCCAATTGAACAGGCCTTGAAAGATCCCGGCATTTCAGAACAGGAAAAAAGCAAATTGGAGCTGGCCCAGAAAGCCCGTGCTTTTGCCGAAAACGATCTGCATTTAAAGCCAACTGAAAACTACACGTCTTATGTAAAGCTGGATCGCCCTTACGTCACCTATGTGGTCAGCGCTGCCTACAAATGGGAGTTGAAGCATTATCAGTGGTCATATCCTTTTGTCGGAAAAATGCCTTACAAGGGCTACTTCAATGAAGAGTCCGCCAAAGAAGAGGAACAGGAACTGCAAAAAGAGGATTTGGATACTTTCATGCGCGGAGTTTCCGCCTACAGTACGCTGGGCTGGTTTAATGATCCGTTGTTAAGTTCCATGCTTCGCTATAAGGATTATGATCTGGTCAACACGATCATTCACGAAACCGTTCATGCGACCCTCTACATCAAAGGCTCCGCCGACTTCAATGAACGCCTGGCGATGTTTCTGGGAAACAAGGGCGCCGAGATGTACTACAAAAAATTTGAAGGTGAAAACTCCCCGACACTGAATGAAATCAAAAAGAACAACGAGGACGACCGAGTCTTTTCAAAGTTTATTTCCGCAGAACTGAAAGATCTGGAGACTTGGTATAAAAACATTCCCGCATCAGAGCACTCCGAACGAATCCGCATGAACCGTATCAAAAGCATTCAGGAAAAATTCACCGCCCAGGTGCTTCCGAAAATGCAGACCAAGAACTACGAAAAGTTCGCGACCACACCCATGAACAACGCCCGACTGCTGGTTTATAAAACCTATCTCTCAGATCTGGCCGACTTCGAGACCCTTTACCAACAAAGTGGCAACAACTTCCAGGTCTTCATCGAACGCTGCAAGTCTTTGGAAAAAGAAAAAGACCCTGCCCAGAAACTGAAGGACCTTATTGGCACAGCAAATGAAAGTGAGCTTCGCGCCAATAATCCGTCAGCGGAATCCCAACTGGACCAAAAGAAAAAAGAATCCAAAATACCTACACACTAA
- a CDS encoding outer membrane beta-barrel protein yields the protein MNRFLIGTLSTLLLLFSFSAQAINIELGAQYGYKTQSYDSNNYNQMESITGSLSFYLWERIALELSYTDAKSVVVSKAFTADPKRTTIQNSQILGSDLILILADKKALFQPYIKGGLAQINRKQTIKIENQDTYENEPESAIAPSYGVGLKVALTQSMSLKFSYDIWQTPIGGDSKTNDSAIRAGLTWML from the coding sequence ATGAATAGATTTTTAATCGGCACACTATCGACACTTTTGCTTTTGTTTTCATTTTCGGCTCAGGCAATTAACATCGAGCTTGGTGCCCAATACGGATACAAAACTCAGTCTTACGACTCCAACAACTACAATCAAATGGAATCCATTACTGGCTCCTTGTCATTCTACCTTTGGGAACGAATAGCGCTGGAGTTAAGCTACACCGATGCAAAATCCGTTGTTGTATCAAAGGCCTTTACTGCGGATCCAAAGCGTACAACCATTCAAAATTCCCAGATCCTGGGATCCGATTTGATTTTGATTCTGGCGGACAAGAAAGCCTTGTTTCAACCGTATATCAAAGGCGGCTTGGCGCAAATCAATCGTAAGCAGACCATTAAAATTGAAAACCAAGACACCTACGAAAATGAACCCGAAAGCGCCATTGCACCTTCATATGGCGTTGGCTTAAAAGTTGCGTTGACCCAATCAATGAGTTTGAAATTTAGTTATGATATCTGGCAGACTCCAATTGGTGGCGATTCCAAAACAAATGACTCCGCTATTCGCGCGGGATTAACGTGGATGCTTTAA
- the msrB gene encoding peptide-methionine (R)-S-oxide reductase MsrB, which yields MNEKVLKCGLPESEEELKKLLTPEQYRIMVENGTESPFRNSFWNHTEPGVYVDAISGVPLFSSDDKFDSECGWPSFTKPISPDVVVEKPDFSHGMIRIEIRAKDSNGHLGHVFDDGPLPLGTRYCINSGALRFVPKK from the coding sequence ATGAATGAAAAAGTATTAAAATGTGGATTGCCCGAAAGCGAAGAAGAACTAAAGAAACTGCTGACTCCTGAACAGTACAGGATCATGGTCGAGAATGGTACAGAATCACCCTTTCGCAATTCATTTTGGAATCATACTGAGCCTGGAGTTTATGTGGATGCGATTTCCGGGGTTCCGTTGTTTTCCAGCGATGATAAATTTGATTCTGAATGTGGCTGGCCCAGTTTCACCAAGCCGATCTCACCGGATGTGGTTGTCGAGAAGCCGGATTTTTCCCACGGCATGATTCGCATTGAAATTCGTGCGAAAGATTCCAACGGTCATTTGGGCCATGTCTTTGATGATGGTCCTCTGCCACTGGGCACGCGATATTGCATCAATTCGGGAGCTCTTAGATTTGTACCTAAAAAATAA
- a CDS encoding energy transducer TonB family protein, with translation MKRIHAYIFVTMAISLLLHLGLITGVIVFAPMFETPKAETIEISLAPPPPASNAKNPKKSQQIVRQALAPDKIKAPDDETMARFLSEQRQRVIKEMQSSHSGMTENRTNTSTLPKPATDKPKQQAQQKTEVDKSEVDKDGYRVVDAAKELAAMNALNQGQSTVGELLPTDVSIGSFTALNTDRYLFYSFYARIEELVRYRWESRVQTAINGMDPSTAMGMSRRNWNTQVEFLLDKRGFLQKAIVLKESGVKNFDAAAVNAFREARVFPNPPQEMIEEDGFIHLRYTFTVNYAPPTLVNSR, from the coding sequence ATGAAGAGGATTCACGCGTATATATTCGTAACCATGGCAATCAGCTTGCTGCTGCATCTGGGACTTATCACCGGAGTGATTGTCTTTGCGCCCATGTTCGAAACGCCGAAGGCAGAGACCATTGAAATCAGCCTGGCTCCTCCGCCGCCTGCGAGTAACGCTAAAAACCCCAAAAAATCACAACAGATTGTTCGTCAGGCATTGGCTCCGGATAAAATCAAAGCCCCTGATGATGAAACCATGGCCCGCTTTCTTTCAGAGCAGCGCCAGCGCGTGATCAAAGAGATGCAATCCTCCCATTCCGGCATGACGGAAAATCGCACGAACACTTCGACGCTGCCAAAGCCGGCTACGGACAAACCGAAACAGCAGGCTCAACAAAAAACAGAAGTCGATAAATCTGAAGTGGATAAAGACGGCTACCGCGTGGTCGACGCCGCGAAAGAACTGGCGGCGATGAATGCCCTGAATCAGGGGCAGTCCACAGTGGGTGAACTTCTGCCTACTGACGTGAGTATTGGTTCGTTCACGGCATTGAATACCGATCGCTATTTGTTCTATTCTTTTTATGCCCGCATCGAAGAACTGGTTCGCTATCGCTGGGAATCCCGCGTGCAAACGGCCATCAACGGTATGGATCCTTCAACAGCGATGGGCATGAGCCGCCGCAATTGGAATACTCAAGTTGAGTTTTTGCTGGATAAGCGCGGCTTTTTGCAAAAAGCGATTGTCCTGAAAGAATCCGGAGTTAAGAACTTTGATGCGGCAGCCGTCAACGCTTTCCGCGAAGCCCGCGTTTTCCCGAACCCTCCGCAAGAGATGATCGAGGAAGATGGCTTCATTCACCTGCGCTATACTTTCACAGTGAATTACGCGCCACCTACTTTGGTTAACAGCCGCTAA
- a CDS encoding PilZ domain-containing protein codes for MGKVLDITTRLRTQNSLEIGHKGSKGEILDMTEARQEMLSRERRDVKRTILTEFVGAFVVLPEQGLMKVALYDISENGLAFDLEAQEGSFQLDEEVAMRVYLNHSTYFPFTINVSNIRAIEDEGTIRHGANFVKGTLNDVALHHFVKFIENVSASLKTDSGDVQVSNIS; via the coding sequence ATGGGGAAAGTTTTAGACATTACGACACGCCTAAGAACTCAGAATTCTTTGGAAATTGGCCACAAAGGCAGCAAAGGTGAGATCTTAGATATGACAGAGGCTCGCCAAGAGATGCTGAGCCGTGAGCGTCGTGATGTGAAGCGCACCATTTTGACAGAGTTCGTGGGGGCGTTTGTAGTACTTCCTGAGCAAGGTTTAATGAAAGTCGCTTTGTACGACATTTCTGAAAATGGTTTGGCGTTTGATTTGGAGGCTCAAGAGGGCAGTTTCCAATTGGATGAAGAGGTCGCAATGCGTGTGTACCTGAATCACTCCACATACTTCCCATTCACTATCAATGTTTCAAATATTCGTGCTATTGAAGATGAAGGTACAATCCGTCACGGTGCCAATTTTGTAAAAGGCACTTTAAACGATGTTGCACTTCATCATTTTGTGAAATTCATCGAAAACGTCAGTGCGTCTTTGAAAACCGATTCAGGTGACGTGCAAGTTTCTAATATTTCTTAG